The genomic region AATCGTTCAGGTAATACCAATTCAGGATTATGGCAATAACCGCACCGCATATTGCAACCAGAGAGAAACAGAGCTGCTGCCACGTGCCCTGGATAATCCACGAGCGACAGCTTCTGAATTCCACCAATTGACACTTTAAGCTGCCGCGACGGCGCTAAGTCGCTGGTGTTCGGCGGCATCGTCATAATGCTCCCTCATTTCAAATTCCGCTTGCTTGCCCTTATTCCATTGAGAAACTGGACGCAAGAAACCAACCACACGTGAGTAAACTTCAGTCGCTTCACCACACTTTGGACATTCTGGATGCTCACCAACAATATAGCCGTGATTCTTACAAATTGAGAAGCTTGGACTGAACGTGAAGTATGGCAATTTGTAATTTTCACAAATCGTTTTCACCAATTTTTTCAAAGTTTGTGGATCGTCCATGCGCTCACCCAAGAAGAAGTGAATCACCGTGCCACCTGTGTACTTGGTTTGCAAATTGTCCTGAAGATCCATCAATTCAAACAAATCGTCTGTGTAATTAACTGGCAAGTGGCTAGAGTTGGTATAGAACGGACATTTAACTTCCGCACCAATTCCGTTAGCAAAATGCGCTCGATCTGGAAAGCTGGCTTTATCAAGTTGCGCTAATCGATAAGTTGTGCCTTCAGCTGGCGTTGCCTCAAGATTGTAATTATTGCCAGTCTCCTTCTGATATTCCACCAAACGATCGCGCATAAAATCAAGCGTTTTCTCAGCAAAAGCCTTACCTTTTTCCGTGCCAATATCAACGCCCAACAAATTAAGCGCTGCCTCATTCGTGCCGATCAAACCAATGGTTGAAAAATGGTTCTTCCAATATTGGTTGAAGCGTTGCTTAATGTTTCGCAAATAAAACTTGGTGTACGGATACAAATTAGCGTCGGTCAATCGCTCCAAAACTTTACGCTTAGTTTCCAGGCTGTCTTTTGCCATATCCATAAGTTCAGCCAATCCCTTAAAGAACTCTTTTTCGTTCTTGGATTTTAGCGCCAGTCGCGGCAAGTTTATCGTTACCACACCGACCGAACCAGTCATTGGATTTGAGCCGAACAAGCCGCCGCCACGATATTCCAATTGACGATTATCAATACGCAATCGACAGCACATCGAGCGCGCATCTTCTGGATCCATGTCGGAATTAATGAAGTTTGAGAAGTATGGAATGCCGTATTTAGCGCTAGCTTCCCACAAACTTTCAATCACCGGATTATCCCAATTGAAATCCTTGGTGATATTAACTGTTGGGATCGGGAACGTAAAGACTCGACCATTAGCGTCACCCTCAGAAAGAACCTCCAACAGCGCCTTGTTTAACATATTCATTTCTTCTTGATATTCGCCATAAGTCGTATCCTGCATCTCGCCGCCAATAATCACTGGATTATCTGCCATGTGTTTTGGACATTCAAGGTCAAGTGTAATGTTGGTAAACGGCGTCTGGAAACCAACACGAGTCGGCACATTAACGTTAAAGACGAATTCTTGAATAGCCTGTTTTACTTCGTCATAGCTCAATTTGTCGGCACGAATAAATGGCGCTAATAGTGTATCAAAATCAGAGAAAGCCTGCGCACCAGCCGCTTCGCCCTGTAATGTATAAAAGAAGTTTACAACTTGACCAAGTGCTGATCGGAAATGCTTAGCTGGCTTAGAGGCAACCTTACCAGCCACGCCAGTAAATCCTTCTTGCAATAAGTCAGTCAGGTCCCAACCAACACAATAAACGCTTAACAAGTTAAGGTCGTGAATGTGCAAGTCGCCTTCTTTATGAGCCTGTCCAATCTTCGATGTATAAATCTTATCCAGCCAGTAAGTCTTCGTAATTTCCGCTGAAACATAGTTATTCAAACCCTGAAGGCTGTAACCCATATTAGAGTTTTCATTAACTTTCCAGTCCAAATTTTCCAGATATTTATC from Candidatus Nanosynbacter sp. HMT-352 harbors:
- a CDS encoding ribonucleoside triphosphate reductase; translation: MYKSIKKRDGRTAKFDRKKIEKAIEKAGLETGEFDVAQAVELTDKVLDVLETRNQKRLPSVEDIQDIVEDALIDSKFKKTAKAYIIYRDQHKKLREITSNAHVDLIDKYLENLDWKVNENSNMGYSLQGLNNYVSAEITKTYWLDKIYTSKIGQAHKEGDLHIHDLNLLSVYCVGWDLTDLLQEGFTGVAGKVASKPAKHFRSALGQVVNFFYTLQGEAAGAQAFSDFDTLLAPFIRADKLSYDEVKQAIQEFVFNVNVPTRVGFQTPFTNITLDLECPKHMADNPVIIGGEMQDTTYGEYQEEMNMLNKALLEVLSEGDANGRVFTFPIPTVNITKDFNWDNPVIESLWEASAKYGIPYFSNFINSDMDPEDARSMCCRLRIDNRQLEYRGGGLFGSNPMTGSVGVVTINLPRLALKSKNEKEFFKGLAELMDMAKDSLETKRKVLERLTDANLYPYTKFYLRNIKQRFNQYWKNHFSTIGLIGTNEAALNLLGVDIGTEKGKAFAEKTLDFMRDRLVEYQKETGNNYNLEATPAEGTTYRLAQLDKASFPDRAHFANGIGAEVKCPFYTNSSHLPVNYTDDLFELMDLQDNLQTKYTGGTVIHFFLGERMDDPQTLKKLVKTICENYKLPYFTFSPSFSICKNHGYIVGEHPECPKCGEATEVYSRVVGFLRPVSQWNKGKQAEFEMREHYDDAAEHQRLSAVAAA